A genomic region of Zea mays cultivar B73 chromosome 6, Zm-B73-REFERENCE-NAM-5.0, whole genome shotgun sequence contains the following coding sequences:
- the LOC100282617 gene encoding eukaryotic translation initiation factor 1A has translation MPKNKGKGGKNRKRGKNEADDDKRELVFKEDGQEYAQVTRMLGNGRCEAICVDGTRRLCHIRGKMHKKVWIAAGDIVLVGLRDYQDDKADVILKYMNDEARLLKAYGELPDTLRLNEGVDVDGPEEGEEGSDYIQFEDEDIDKI, from the coding sequence ATGCCGAAGAACAAGGGTAAGGGAGGCAAGAACCGGAAGCGAGGAAAGAACGAGGCTGACGACGACAAGCGCGAGCTCGTCTTCAAGGAAGACGGGCAGGAGTACGCGCAGGTGACCCGGATGCTCGGCAACGGGCGGTGCGAGGCCATCTGCGTCGATGGCACGCGCCGCCTCTGCCATATCCGGGGTAAGATGCACAAGAAGGTCTGGATCGCGGCTGGGGACATCGTCCTCGTCGGCCTCCGCGACTACCAGGACGACAAGGCCGACGTTATCCTCAAGTACATGAACGACGAGGCGCGCCTGCTCAAGGCCTACGGGGAGCTTCCTGACACGCTCAGGCTCAACGAGGGCGTCGACGTCGATGGGCCCGAGGAAGGCGAGGAGGGCAGCGACTACATCCAGTTCGAGGACGAGGACATCGACAAGATCTAA